Proteins encoded in a region of the Augochlora pura isolate Apur16 chromosome 4, APUR_v2.2.1, whole genome shotgun sequence genome:
- the LOC144469325 gene encoding uncharacterized protein LOC144469325: MSCFGGHDERIYIVEMLVHKLTLTKGKMKDIGEFPIAIKIKFLKFPVFEITRQDFYSYKPPPSEDEGCTWHFMIGRSCMFVMQPKELVRELQSTMIMVGVFRVGDTYPTAETEITLPGCLCDQVAMSQNDPENLPKPFVVKGTYNLIDPGDNESGTLDMELKLLCFGRSLMTHYELHPQFFAFKNQDKEREFCVRRLVPPSYHPEGLDKDISQFPDRTTLDELKGIDPAAQKKGKKGGKKGDKGGKKKGKK; this comes from the coding sequence ATGTCCTGTTTCGGCGGTCACGACGAGCGAATCTACATAGTCGAGATGCTGGTGCACAAGTTGACCCTGACAAAAGGGAAGATGAAGGACATCGGCGAATTTCCTATTGCGATAAAGATCAAATTCCTCAAGTTCCCGGTGTTCGAAATCACCCGGCAGGACTTCTATTCTTACAAACCACCGCCGTCCGAGGACGAAGGCTGCACTTGGCATTTCATGATAGGAAGAAGCTGCATGTTCGTCATGCAGCCGAAGGAACTGGTACGGGAACTGCAGTCGACTATGATAATGGTCGGCGTTTTCCGGGTGGGAGACACTTATCCGACAGCGGAGACCGAGATAACCTTGCCCGGTTGTCTTTGCGACCAAGTCGCCATGAGTCAGAACGATCCGGAGAATCTGCCCAAGCCGTTCGTGGTCAAGGGCACGTACAACTTGATCGACCCCGGCGACAACGAATCAGGAACTCTGGACATGGAACTGAAGCTTCTCTGCTTCGGTAGGTCACTGATGACACACTACGAGCTGCACCCGCAGTTCTTCGCGTTCAAGAACCAGGACAAGGAGCGAGAATTTTGCGTGAGAAGACTGGTGCCACCTAGTTATCACCCGGAGGGACTCGACAAGGATATCTCGCAGTTCCCTGACAGGACCACGTTGGACGAACTGAAGGGAATCGACCCCGCTGCACAAAAAAAGGGCAAAAAGGGAGGGAAAAAGGGAGACAAAGGTGGTAAAAAGAAGGGTAAAAAGtga
- the LOC144468353 gene encoding uncharacterized protein LOC144468353, giving the protein MSGLSTTKRKAQARNDEQLYMLEVFIDQVNFQPERPDVNVQALTIFVKFSDLPEYELSVPKNPRNNRTENSESAENSNVFKSGKSCLFAKSPSSLIRAIRYAPLRLEVYHIRSSEKETRDLLGTVKVTLPACMCTYVSNIRKESDGLSSPCVAKSDFDLMDPGGELVGKVSIVLRLSCFGSSIVKHFLLNGKTFMLEDSPIQKFLCPYLEPIETKEETTKTSLTRPDSPPHISMSNPGFTELTTAEKLNDPKFRELVYRTYPDEATCHCQPTDRSTHPMECRSGCQQSCCMKLRDHKAFQTHQPKPVDDSLSNTYCVNDYLTPMEERQDCATSRLRGGGDIEQIYLSPPEYKWPDYDADYTWCEEKTIRLEGGGETELSSCGCSGGTVPVRMTQSKQQAIFDACKPRFTSTGPKPACACAGKDTQMWHTGVAKCSKQPCLGIDCLIRAFKETQEFVDSIGKVPGLAGLGLMDPSESPYFGRDLDKDYVPKEPPPKYKKKDQSSIHQAISQPSCAAPCNTSVLASIDDRPPVHYTPPAPLGAVMVPPRLGIVREAIPVLPDVAPIAPGRRKRDDKKGDDKGDRSRDRDCGDLSTIGITDLETGPCGEPMCKSRKKTDAEIVDGAQSTVIASLKSKASRGTLRGKKKHGEGKGGKAGGRGKGRGKVTVREKGGAGGDYDRDVHKTIRPSKRIMRYVYFIGDHYPGINYGHRDCIDIRMRVPANMGWLWNTLSTPGNLKPRIGWRPGAIGRGLYAMLQEAKEDTYTPEESVSMTTTKSADRGRSMRAGKGAGDRGKSASARGRAAMGRGRSTIVDRSRGKSATSSRQKSPRRLGGRAATSMKGAQSLLEDDQAGKDPPTLHIHRKDGTYYVTMYPIRQEAPDEAHVSEPMKPLQFKIVKNKDEASVASSSTASDMEIEFSPPAAVTRPRKKPDVIHVETQVRQQEILDEIKAETVKKKEKRGRREKKPKPEAEKKEAVKGKGKA; this is encoded by the coding sequence ATGTCTGGATTATCGACAACAAAAAGAAAGGCACAGGCTCGGAACGACGAGCAGTTGTACATGCTAGAGGTATTCATCGATCAAGTGAACTTCCAACCGGAACGACCCGATGTGAACGTTCAGGCTTTAACGATTTTTGTAAAGTTCTCCGATCTACCGGAGTACGAGCTGAGTGTTCCGAAAAATCCGCGCAATAATCGCACGGAGAATAGTGAATCCGCGGAAAATTCGAATGTGTTCAAATCCGGCAAATCGTGCCTTTTCGCCAAGTCACCGAGCAGTTTGATCAGAGCCATAAGATACGCGCCCTTGCGCCTAGAAGTGTATCACATCAGATCTTCTGAGAAAGAGACCAGAGATCTGTTGGGTACGGTGAAGGTCACGTTGCCCGCGTGCATGTGCACCTACGTTTCAAACATCCGAAAAGAATCCGACGGGCTGTCCTCGCCGTGCGTAGCAAAAAGCGACTTCGACTTGATGGACCCGGGAGGAGAACTGGTCGGCAAAGTGTCCATTGTTCTCAGATTATCCTGTTTCGGAAGCTCCATCGTGAAACACTTCCTCCTAAACGGAAAGACATTTATGCTGGAGGACTCGCCGATTCAAAAATTCCTATGCCCGTATCTCGAGCCAATAGAGACGAAAGAAGAGACCACGAAGACATCTTTGACGCGGCCGGACTCTCCGCCGCACATTTCGATGAGCAATCCCGGTTTTACGGAGCTGACCACGGCCGAGAAGCTAAACGATCCTAAGTTCCGAGAATTAGTGTATAGAACATACCCAGATGAGGCTACTTGCCACTGTCAGCCGACTGATCGATCGACTCATCCGATGGAATGCCGTTCCGGCTGCCAGCAATCCTGCTGCATGAAGCTGAGGGATCACAAAGCGTTCCAGACGCACCAGCCGAAACCCGTCGACGATTCGTTGTCCAATACTTATTGTGTCAATGATTACCTAACTCCGATGGAAGAGAGGCAGGACTGCGCCACCTCGCGGCTCAGAGGCGGCGGGGACATTGAGCAAATTTACTTAAGTCCCCCCGAGTACAAATGGCCCGACTACGACGCCGACTACACCTGGTGCGAGGAGAAGACGATTCGTTTGGAAGGCGGCGGAGAAACGGAGCTTTCGAGCTGCGGGTGTTCCGGTGGCACTGTGCCGGTGAGAATGACGCAGTCCAAGCAGCAAGCTATTTTCGACGCTTGCAAGCCCCGTTTCACGTCAACGGGACCGAAGCCTGCCTGTGCTTGCGCCGGCAAGGACACGCAAATGTGGCACACAGGAGTTGCCAAATGCTCGAAGCAACCGTGTTTGGGGATCGACTGTCTGATTCGAGCTTTCAAAGAAACGCAGGAGTTCGTGGACTCTATTGGCAAGGTGCCGGGCCTGGCGGGGCTCGGTTTGATGGATCCATCAGAGAGCCCTTACTTCGGTAGGGACCTCGACAAGGATTACGTTCCGAAGGAACCGCCGccaaaatataagaaaaaagaTCAATCTTCGATACATCAAGCCATATCGCAGCCTTCTTGTGCGGCGCCGTGTAATACTTCAGTGCTTGCATCGATAGATGATCGTCCACCAGTGCATTACACTCCGCCAGCTCCTCTGGGAGCCGTTATGGTACCACCCCGATTAGGAATCGTGCGAGAAGCTATACCAGTTTTGCCGGACGTGGCGCCGATAGCTCCCGGCAGGAGGAAGAGGGACGACAAGAAGGGCGACGACAAGGGCGACAGATCTCGCGATAGAGACTGCGGCGACCTTTCAACGATTGGGATCACGGATCTTGAGACTGGCCCTTGCGGGGAGCCCATGTGCAAATCAAGGAAAAAAACGGACGCCGAAATCGTGGACGGTGCTCAGAGTACAGTTATTGCGTCGTTGAAGTCTAAAGCGAGTCGTGGGACGTTGCGCGGAAAGAAGAAGCATGGCGAAGGAAAAGGTGGAAAGGCTGGAGGTCGCGGCAAAGGACGTGGCAAGGTGACGGTACGTGAAAAAGGGGGCGCCGGGGGAGACTACGATAGAGACGTTCATAAGACAATCAGGCCTAGCAAAAGGATAATGCGGTATGTTTACTTTATTGGGGACCATTATCCGGGCATCAACTATGGGCACAGAGACTGCATCGACATTCGTATGAGGGTACCTGCGAATATGGGCTGGCTGTGGAACACATTGTCCACGCCAGGCAATCTGAAACCGCGCATTGGCTGGAGACCAGGTGCCATAGGTCGAGGCCTGTACGCGATGCTACAAGAGGCAAAGGAAGACACTTACACCCCGGAGGAATCAGTGTCTATGACGACCACGAAATCGGCAGATCGTGGAAGGAGTATGCGCGCAGGAAAAGGGGCTGGCGATCGCGGAAAATCAGCGTCTGCGAGAGGAAGAGCAGCAATGGGACGAGGAAGATCGACGATTGTGGATCGCAGTCGCGGTAAATCGGCAACAAGTAGTCGGCAGAAATCCCCGAGGAGACTTGGCGGACGTGCTGCCACGTCGATGAAAGGAGCCCAGTCGTTGCTGGAGGACGACCAAGCGGGCAAAGACCCACCGACTCTCCACATCCACAGAAAAGATGGCACTTATTACGTGACAATGTACCCCATTAGGCAAGAGGCACCGGACGAGGCTCACGTGTCCGAGCCAATGAAGCCGTTGCAGTTTAAGATCGTGAAGAACAAGGACGAAGCTTCGGTTGCGTCCAGTTCCACCGCTTCCGACATGGAAATCGAATTCTCTCCTCCAGCGGCAGTCACCAGACCCCGCAAGAAGCCCGATGTAATTCACGTAGAGACGCAAGTTCGTCAGCAGGAGATCCTGGACGAGATCAAGGCGGAAACCgtgaaaaagaaggagaaaagaGGCAGACGAGAAAAGAAGCCGAAACCGGAGGCCGAGAAGAAGGAGGCAGTTAAGGGAAAAGGAAAAGCTTGA
- the LOC144469017 gene encoding uridine diphosphate glucose pyrophosphatase NUDT14 gives MNVTSQEKQNEIVRKKMLNVRDMRIDDHPSNSPWIRPVRIYYQQDGEKKDWDAARVHDGVSILIFNTSRKKLVFVRQFRPAYFYTVLPEIHGPVDLEKYPPELGLTLEICAGIVDKDKSLVEIARDELREECGYEAPAEDMQLINTFGYTASSVYKNTLFYVEVTDEMRTHPGGGAASEGELIEIVEMSIPEVKQYVNSKEVQSPPSFLYAVTWFLLNKPQHCS, from the exons ATGAATGTCACGTCGCAAGAAAAGCAAAATGAGATTGTACGAAAGAAGATGCTCAATGTGCGAGATATGAGAATAGATGATCATCCTTCTAATTCGCCATGGATAAGGCCCGTTCGAATTTATTACCAACAAGATGGCGAAAAGAAAGATTGGGATGCGGCTAGAGTCCACGACGGCGTAAGTATACTGATTTTCAACACTAGTCGGAAGAAACTTGTGTTCGTTAGGCAATTCCGTCCAGCGTATTTCTACACTGTTCTTCCGGAAATACATGGGCCAGTTGACCTTGAGAAATATCCACCCGAATTGGGCCTGACCTTGGAAATCTGCGCTGGCATCGTGGATAAAGATAAATCACTAGTCGAAATTGCAAGGGACGAACTCAGGGAAGAATGCGGCTACGAAGCACCGGCAGAGGATATGCAACTTATTAATACTTTTGG ataCACGGCTTCTTCAGTGTACAAAAACACACTTTTTTATGTAGAAGTTACAGATGAAATGCGCACTCATCCTG GAGGGGGTGCTGCTTCTGAAGGTGAACTAATTGAAATAGTGGAAATGAGTATACCTGAAGTAAAACAATACGTCAATTCCAAGGAAGTTCAAAGTCCTCCAAGTTTTCTCTATGCTGTTACCTGGTTTCTCCTTAACAAACCTCAGCACTGCTCTTAA
- the Atg6 gene encoding beclin-1-like Atg6 isoform X2 translates to MEYLVPPFKLTESANGTNGFMLVGDSGETESLSHHLKVRATLFDILSNTSSADHPLCDECTDSLLLLLDQQLRMTEGEWSDYNEYLKKFEIEQQQQGHEDIEMETLTKELQDVRSEEERMINELESLKKEEMATRNAIGQQESEKERLQSEEERYYREYSKHKRDLILAEDECHSLECQLAYATSQLERLKRTNVFNATFHIWHSGHFGTINSFRLGRLPSAPVDWSEINAAWGQTTLLLTALARKMNLTFKRFRLVPFGNHSYIETLDQHRALPLYGSGGFKFLWDTKFDAAMVAFLDCLQQFKEQVEKGDSGFCLPYRMDRGKIEDSATGNSYSIKIQFNSEEQWTKALKFLLTNLKWGLAWVSSQFTKDDTEN, encoded by the exons ATGGAATATCTTGTTCCTCCATTTAAATTAACAGAATCTGCAAATGGTACTAATGGATTCATGTTAGTTGGTGATTCTGGAGAAACAGAGAGTCTCAGTCATCACTTGAAG gtGCGGGCTACACTGTTTGATATTCTTAGCAACACCAGCTCTGCTGATCATCCACTCTGCGATGAGTGCACTGACAGTCTCCTATTATTACTGGATCAACAATTAAGGATGACAGAAGGCGAATGGTCAGACTACAATGAATacttaaagaaatttgaaatagaacAACAGCAACAGGGTCATGAGGATATTGAGATGGAGACACTTACGAAAGAACTTCAAGATGTTAGATcagaggaagagagaatgATTAATGAATTAGAGTCATTGAAGAAAGAGGAAATGGCAACCAGGAATGCAATAGGTCAACAAGAAAGCGAAAAGGAAAGATTGCAAAGTGAAGAAGAAAGATATTATAGGGAATATTCAAAACACAAAAGAGATCTCATATTAGCTGAAGATGAATGTCACAG TCTGGAATGTCAACTAGCTTATGCTACATCTCAGCTGGAGAGACTGAAGAGAACAAACGTATTCAATGCTACATTTCATATTTGGCACTCGGGACATTTTGGAACTATAAATTCCTTCCGTTTAGGTAGATTACCAAGTGCTCCAGTTGACTGGAGTGAAATAAATGCTGCCTGGGGGCAGACAACGTTATTATTAACAGCTCTTGCGCGAAAAATGAATCTCACGTTCAAGCGTTTCCGTTTGGTGCCATTTGGTAATCACAGTTACATAGAAACATTGGACCAGCATAGAGCACTACCTTTATATGGAAGCGGAGGTTTTAAATTTCTCTGGGATACAAAGTTTGATGCAGCAATGGTGGCTTTTCTAGATTGTTTGCAACAATTTAAAGAACAAGTAGAAAAAGGTGACAGTGGATTCTGTCTCCCATATAGAATGGACCGtggaaaaatagaagattCTGCAACAGGCAACTCTTATTCTatcaa aatacaatttaattcagaGGAACAATGGACCAAAGctctaaaatttcttttaacaaatttgaaaTGGGGTCTTGCTTGGGTTAGTTCTCAGTTCACAAAAGATGATACAGAGAATTAA
- the Atg6 gene encoding beclin-1-like Atg6 isoform X1 gives MVDMKSNVSFACQRCLQPLRLDPSFYHLGEHTLAELSLPIQHVVGELEPQSGSMEYLVPPFKLTESANGTNGFMLVGDSGETESLSHHLKVRATLFDILSNTSSADHPLCDECTDSLLLLLDQQLRMTEGEWSDYNEYLKKFEIEQQQQGHEDIEMETLTKELQDVRSEEERMINELESLKKEEMATRNAIGQQESEKERLQSEEERYYREYSKHKRDLILAEDECHSLECQLAYATSQLERLKRTNVFNATFHIWHSGHFGTINSFRLGRLPSAPVDWSEINAAWGQTTLLLTALARKMNLTFKRFRLVPFGNHSYIETLDQHRALPLYGSGGFKFLWDTKFDAAMVAFLDCLQQFKEQVEKGDSGFCLPYRMDRGKIEDSATGNSYSIKIQFNSEEQWTKALKFLLTNLKWGLAWVSSQFTKDDTEN, from the exons ATGGTTGATATGAAAAGTAATGTGAGTTTCGCTTGTCAGCGTTGCCTGCAACCGCTGCGGCTAGATCCAAGTTTCTATCATCTTGGAGAGCACACGTTAGCAGAACTTTCAC TTCCCATACAGCATGTTGTGGGAGAGTTGGAACCTCAAAGTGGAAGTATGGAATATCTTGTTCCTCCATTTAAATTAACAGAATCTGCAAATGGTACTAATGGATTCATGTTAGTTGGTGATTCTGGAGAAACAGAGAGTCTCAGTCATCACTTGAAG gtGCGGGCTACACTGTTTGATATTCTTAGCAACACCAGCTCTGCTGATCATCCACTCTGCGATGAGTGCACTGACAGTCTCCTATTATTACTGGATCAACAATTAAGGATGACAGAAGGCGAATGGTCAGACTACAATGAATacttaaagaaatttgaaatagaacAACAGCAACAGGGTCATGAGGATATTGAGATGGAGACACTTACGAAAGAACTTCAAGATGTTAGATcagaggaagagagaatgATTAATGAATTAGAGTCATTGAAGAAAGAGGAAATGGCAACCAGGAATGCAATAGGTCAACAAGAAAGCGAAAAGGAAAGATTGCAAAGTGAAGAAGAAAGATATTATAGGGAATATTCAAAACACAAAAGAGATCTCATATTAGCTGAAGATGAATGTCACAG TCTGGAATGTCAACTAGCTTATGCTACATCTCAGCTGGAGAGACTGAAGAGAACAAACGTATTCAATGCTACATTTCATATTTGGCACTCGGGACATTTTGGAACTATAAATTCCTTCCGTTTAGGTAGATTACCAAGTGCTCCAGTTGACTGGAGTGAAATAAATGCTGCCTGGGGGCAGACAACGTTATTATTAACAGCTCTTGCGCGAAAAATGAATCTCACGTTCAAGCGTTTCCGTTTGGTGCCATTTGGTAATCACAGTTACATAGAAACATTGGACCAGCATAGAGCACTACCTTTATATGGAAGCGGAGGTTTTAAATTTCTCTGGGATACAAAGTTTGATGCAGCAATGGTGGCTTTTCTAGATTGTTTGCAACAATTTAAAGAACAAGTAGAAAAAGGTGACAGTGGATTCTGTCTCCCATATAGAATGGACCGtggaaaaatagaagattCTGCAACAGGCAACTCTTATTCTatcaa aatacaatttaattcagaGGAACAATGGACCAAAGctctaaaatttcttttaacaaatttgaaaTGGGGTCTTGCTTGGGTTAGTTCTCAGTTCACAAAAGATGATACAGAGAATTAA
- the Hspbap1 gene encoding HSPB1 associated protein 1 isoform X1, with protein MEKLSFPSEEVLKQAIMEIKEPLLFQRLLQDSTGAYTWKLLDWNLSELIEKFGDAKLPFRIGYNVRSENPQWEVNCPVISMTLSEFIKTIELKEDEKKWYYFDYKYMNEWFMDKPEIIESVNWKRFGFEKTGNESTLWIGSKGAHTNCHQDSYGCNLVAQIHGRKQWLLFPPSATYLLHATRIPYEESTVYSKFNFFCPTKEDETNILKVMDKPKLVTLEPGDVLFVPAGWWHYVESLEFSTSVNIWLPIATDNVSRVKEALVKLVIARIGEDICKESKETHDSLSDCMKLLNYALGECKNVNNIELSHKKMKRTAWTAADLAEKYPNYVKLLKELETSELKELLTINRERFLEDDTESLMRSTSDLSRNTKETTIHKLTQDVVNALCHPDVINKVSDLLLSS; from the exons atGGAGAAATTAAGTTTTCCATCAGAGGAAGTATTGAAACAAGCTATCATGGAAATTAAAGaaccattattatttcaacgatTGTTACAAGATTCAACAGGTGCATACACTTGGAAATTGTTAGATTGGAATTTATCTGAGCTGATCGAAAAGTTCGGGGATGCCAAGTTACCATTCCGAATTGGTTATAATGTTAGATCGGAG AATCCACAATGGGAAGTGAACTGTCCCGTAATATCAATGACATTATCAGAGTTCATTAAAACCATAGAACTTAAAGAAGATGAGAAGAAATGGTACTATTTTGACTATAAATACATGAATGAATGGTTCATGGATAAACCAGAGATAATAGAATCTGTGAATTGGAAAAGATTTGGTTTTGAGAAGACAGGTAATGAATCTACTCTTTGGATAGGAAGTAAAGGTGCACACACAAATTGTCATCAAGATTCTTATGGCTGCAACTTAGTAGCACAGATTCATGGAAG gAAACAGTGGTTACTATTTCCCCCAAGTGCAACCTATCTTCTTCATGCAACAAGGATTCCATATGAGGAATCAACAGTGTATAGCAAGTTCAATTTCTTTTGCCCAACCAAAGAAGATgagacaaatatattaaaagtaatggATAAGCCAAAATTAGTAACACTTGAACCAGGAgatgttttatttgttcctGCAGGTTGGTGGCATTATGTGGAATCATTAGAATTTTCTACTAGTGTCAACATATGGCTACCAATTGCAACAGATAATGTATCAAGAGTTAAAGAAGCTCTTGTGAAATTGGTAATAGCCAGAATTGGTGAAGATATTTGCAAGGAATCTAAGGAGACTCACGATTCCTTATCCGATTGCATGAAACTG ttgAATTATGCTCTTggagaatgtaaaaatgtaaataatatagaattatctcataaaaaaatgaagcGCACTGCATGGACAGCAGCAGACTTAGCAGAGAAGTATCCAAACTATGTCAAGCTGTTAAAAGAACTTGAAACATCAGAACTGAAAGAACTTTTGAcaataaatagagaaagattTCTTGAAGATGATACAGAATCATTAATGAGATCCACTTCTGACTTAAGCAGGAACACTAAAGAAACCACAATTCATAAATTAACACAAGATGTTGTAAATGCATTATGTCATCCTGATGTTATTAACAAAGTGTCAGACCTACTTCTATCTTcataa
- the Hspbap1 gene encoding HSPB1 associated protein 1 isoform X2 — translation MTLSEFIKTIELKEDEKKWYYFDYKYMNEWFMDKPEIIESVNWKRFGFEKTGNESTLWIGSKGAHTNCHQDSYGCNLVAQIHGRKQWLLFPPSATYLLHATRIPYEESTVYSKFNFFCPTKEDETNILKVMDKPKLVTLEPGDVLFVPAGWWHYVESLEFSTSVNIWLPIATDNVSRVKEALVKLVIARIGEDICKESKETHDSLSDCMKLLNYALGECKNVNNIELSHKKMKRTAWTAADLAEKYPNYVKLLKELETSELKELLTINRERFLEDDTESLMRSTSDLSRNTKETTIHKLTQDVVNALCHPDVINKVSDLLLSS, via the exons ATGACATTATCAGAGTTCATTAAAACCATAGAACTTAAAGAAGATGAGAAGAAATGGTACTATTTTGACTATAAATACATGAATGAATGGTTCATGGATAAACCAGAGATAATAGAATCTGTGAATTGGAAAAGATTTGGTTTTGAGAAGACAGGTAATGAATCTACTCTTTGGATAGGAAGTAAAGGTGCACACACAAATTGTCATCAAGATTCTTATGGCTGCAACTTAGTAGCACAGATTCATGGAAG gAAACAGTGGTTACTATTTCCCCCAAGTGCAACCTATCTTCTTCATGCAACAAGGATTCCATATGAGGAATCAACAGTGTATAGCAAGTTCAATTTCTTTTGCCCAACCAAAGAAGATgagacaaatatattaaaagtaatggATAAGCCAAAATTAGTAACACTTGAACCAGGAgatgttttatttgttcctGCAGGTTGGTGGCATTATGTGGAATCATTAGAATTTTCTACTAGTGTCAACATATGGCTACCAATTGCAACAGATAATGTATCAAGAGTTAAAGAAGCTCTTGTGAAATTGGTAATAGCCAGAATTGGTGAAGATATTTGCAAGGAATCTAAGGAGACTCACGATTCCTTATCCGATTGCATGAAACTG ttgAATTATGCTCTTggagaatgtaaaaatgtaaataatatagaattatctcataaaaaaatgaagcGCACTGCATGGACAGCAGCAGACTTAGCAGAGAAGTATCCAAACTATGTCAAGCTGTTAAAAGAACTTGAAACATCAGAACTGAAAGAACTTTTGAcaataaatagagaaagattTCTTGAAGATGATACAGAATCATTAATGAGATCCACTTCTGACTTAAGCAGGAACACTAAAGAAACCACAATTCATAAATTAACACAAGATGTTGTAAATGCATTATGTCATCCTGATGTTATTAACAAAGTGTCAGACCTACTTCTATCTTcataa
- the Rrp46 gene encoding exosome complex component Rrp46, with protein MTEETNDNEFMLRPMSCELNQLSMPDGSAMLMQGDTTVIAGIYGPIESKAQKMMYDKASVEVSYAPIKGASKVDDRVTEMHIKETCEAAIITTFHPTTSICVNVQELNDSGGLLSCILNAACLALINAGIPMRFTIAAVSCMIEEGTENIILDPDNTQLQNARVQFTFGFDSMNKDVVCCHTEGRFTQTEFFEAMNKCKQASQHVFDFYRNLVKKDLIHSDPH; from the exons atGACTGAAGAAACAAACGATAACGAATTCATGTTAAGACCAATGAGTTGTGAATTGAATCAACTATCTATGCCTGACGGATCGGCAATGTTAATGCAAg GAGATACAACAGTTATTGCTGGTATTTATGGACCTATAGAGTCCAAAGCACAAAAGATGATGTATGATAAAGCATCTGTGGAGGTGTCATATGCACCTATCAAGGGTGCATCTA AGGTTGATGACAGAGTGACAGAAATGCACATAAAAGAAACATGTGAAGCTGCAATTATTACAACATTTCATCCAACAACATCTATATGTGTAAATGTACAAGAATTAAATGATTCTGGAGGG ctaTTAAGTTGTATACTCAATGCAGCTTGCTTAGCACTTATTAATGCTGGAATTCCAATGAGATTTACTATTGCAGCAGTTAGTTGTATGATAGAGGAAGGCactgaaaatatcattttggATCCTGATAATACTCAATTACAG AATGCTAGGGTTCAATTTACTTTTGGATTCGATAGTATGAATAAAGATGTTGTATGCTGTCATACTGAAGGCCGTTTTACACAAACAGAGTTTTTTGAAGCAATGAATAAGTGTAAACAGGCTAGTCAACATGTATTTGATTTCTACAGAAACCTTGTAAAAAA GGATCTGATTCACTCGGATCCACATTAG
- the LOC144469018 gene encoding uncharacterized protein LOC144469018, giving the protein MDRHLCFLLMLIALPFTTPQSTERGSCKCGVFPVGTSKSIIERSLQLNVTCDNEGMKQCVALCVALAKTAQDRMPQTICEAIEGHVENLQVTVFTQICNDQSWTFTGLTSEEPFLCCHDRKSIPC; this is encoded by the exons ATGGATCGACACCTGTGCTTCCTGCTGATGCTCATCGCTCTTCCATTCACcac GCCACAATCGACCGAGAGGGGATCGTGCAAGTGTGGTGTGTTTCCGGTGGGGACGTCGAAGTCGATCATCGAACGGTCGCTTCAGCTGAACGTCACGTGTGACAATGAAGGGATGAAGCAATGTGTTGCATTATGCGTCGCTCTG GCAAAGACCGCGCAAGACAGGATGCCGCAAACGATTTGCGAGGCGATAGAGGGACACGTGGAAAATCTGCAG GTCACAGTGTTCACTCAAATTTGCAATGATCAGTCCTGGACGTTCACCGGTCTAACCAGCGAGGAACCGTTCCTGTGTTGTCACGATAGGAAGTCGATTCCTTGTTAG